One genomic window of Tenacibaculum tangerinum includes the following:
- a CDS encoding DNA/RNA non-specific endonuclease: protein MKSNSKNRNTFKRIAILLAVFVCAVLHSQTYPVQVTPQLIPPYSLKISDYATTTSEKLYVNILLTDVNEIGRRVRLKMYIEGQGLSITTRDVIIGETPIYLDGGINLRLSNVDLQPYFQLNNLAGITPEQYNLPLPNGGYNFCFEVYDYFTNRRVSAKSCTTAYLLQNDPPILNLPFRDNIVNATNPQNILFTWTPRHSNANNVQYEFTLKELWDIQNPQANFLASVPFYQTNIYNTTLLVGPEAPQLLSGKIYGWQVRAFVSDGINETSVFKNDGKSEIFWFKYIENCQTPSFVISQALTAESVQVNWQSSEHLRYRIQYRKKGFSDDDWFEVNSFTNEGKIRNLEPDTVYEFRVGGECTQLSGFAYSNIQEFTTPSNDEAAYYNCGLTPQINITNKEPLPKLGINETFTAGDFPVTTREVTGSNGTFSGWGYITLPFLENLKEIIDAVNIASSGSINIGKYTRIKVVFKNVQVNSSYELTDGVVVTDYDPDWKNIFDADEVINDIVGDNGAIENFDATNTDIKDVTVDENGNILIIPEEGDPIPIQTQKPVTITDKNGDQWTVHENGKVTKGKAAEGGAPSKDTTEGISNSGKVTQISSKDVEVTFNPSGYYGTDFYQEDIKSDTYKNEYEFIKKHDDGEYSVLYKLLSDLPEHTTDSVKATVKFSNGKTKNDIVFKTKEGTAVTTTWSGNEATLALQRRFEFAKEEILATVKPKDSTEKYTIAGKLNVWHTQQQTINLTLVSVDDAPLTNIKERINEIYNKAGIHFNINTESINLGLGNLDVGDSDMLSNYTEGEKAIISAFKNIPDMNVEKERYYMFFLDDKKVTLSKALNGFMPLKRQFGFVFTQQDAGRIAAHELGHGIFGLKHPFDQYNAEEARNENHYLMSYGTGTAFSHMDWQKLHAPGIQLYWFQGDEAGEDRANDGIDFLGNIITLVEYDESKIKVVGIIDKKYPYLRYGYKVYPNRDNEEVFDIYYAQVNGNKVSYVSNEGKTIPYNIKITNKGLAKIKVSRDNCTYNVTEIQWEKDSFNSVADVINKINEEVKKQNPKWKLYSYNKLDPSCKAANLLADILKNDASSPCANAKTVQEGFDKIKIVFSNNSATENEIVDAINSNCLSSLRLFADEEIIKIFRILAVSEEIKEEKEIAILRLMAVIKSSNYEKFFNVLKENNNKIYANLLNRIEDSSFYWFGKDSLKNFLEVLLFMHNNSSTVDVRVDLIKLLIQFQADDPMNDPKSAHLVSEDNINQIFNKDIKVAEREYYFTSLQENNFKLFKDYHNSLRKQRYTSKLWNDTYQTLITLIAEKGTSQDVIYLFENINLSNTEFVGNGYWNKIFKSFLFTKFPSDKQKFYTYLSENNFEKFLQFIKSVGEHPPHNKAEELLKRTIEGFSKLIDEEGKITDKIVLVNWLLDNPDAFSSEENSFGELLVGILNGISTQEDKDFIYGKLSHNKHELFIKCAEALSGSTDYLFKLSETYSKLISEATEGKVQDRIDIINHAISKGKTWNWFWFSSDQEDIISAMFSDMSSSQAREFIEEFKKDEYELFFKIWEVLKSRDWWAAIDGDNKRFENFVTLFGKNFIMAGELAESVFPDDLIDYKDEKQKYLSSKVDGIDIINGNYVPMTRASFFNGTDGLNDYKLEAEAITANKLISVTINIKDSDGKNKDILARTFKPFDYVFIELLEDVKVSETLTYNKGDILAIPAFYLAWMDGYIDSQQLSTVLRVGGDVVVVVASAAAAVGTGGASLAVLGAEIFFASTDALIAIQGDEMKKIFGDDFVDGLEIANMAWGLANLPAAVATIPKGLAKLRISATKTLESGTDAFRSFVKNAKNLENVKLDLDLTKLAKAIKALKETDRVAYIKTLRNKIADIAIKYDNLVESGVPSEKIKKIYSSLRRMLFSVSSNGEILDFNRISDDVVNLVETEIKILNKSLITNKSGKYLDIVIHASVKEPGKFTIILNGVEETIEAVQLADKLKDADPTKTIRLLSCNDSNSAIEISQSLGRDIIHSTGDVKIYENGVIETNNWKVAKTDGVVDDFNIATATGSGESVTLFKNYVKELSKATKADLLAVLGQSRFDEFIIMLEKSRVPANWKIEKVGEAIMFVEDIDGNPKVWAEFAKKQDGKLFMKATGGPGDAANTRKINYLLDVDPPLMKGFRYEVDNGRFIFETDALGRVHKITDNNVRYDVPTRRYENSQQKAKNIKDGNTGSPPDDGGHMISAESGGPVEQINYFPQNRNYNQKLDPGTWRKMEEYLKSLKDANSGDTFKFEVLPVFGDVNRPGRPTMFRVKISQNGTPVSLQEEFREIDNPF, encoded by the coding sequence ATGAAAAGTAATTCAAAAAACAGGAATACATTCAAAAGAATAGCAATATTGTTAGCTGTATTTGTATGTGCAGTACTACACTCTCAAACTTACCCCGTACAAGTTACGCCACAGTTAATACCTCCTTATAGCTTAAAAATATCTGACTATGCAACGACGACTAGTGAAAAACTATATGTAAATATTTTATTAACCGATGTAAATGAAATAGGACGTAGGGTACGATTAAAAATGTATATAGAGGGTCAGGGGCTTTCTATAACCACTCGTGATGTGATAATAGGAGAAACGCCAATATATCTTGATGGAGGAATAAATCTACGATTATCAAATGTAGACCTACAACCGTATTTTCAATTAAATAATTTAGCAGGAATTACACCAGAGCAATATAATTTGCCATTACCAAATGGAGGATATAATTTCTGTTTTGAAGTATACGATTATTTTACCAATAGAAGAGTATCAGCCAAAAGCTGCACAACAGCCTACTTGTTACAAAACGATCCGCCAATTTTAAACCTACCATTTAGAGACAATATAGTAAATGCTACGAACCCACAAAACATATTATTTACATGGACACCTCGCCATAGCAATGCAAACAATGTACAATATGAGTTTACGCTAAAAGAACTGTGGGATATACAAAACCCACAAGCAAACTTTTTAGCATCCGTTCCTTTTTATCAAACTAATATTTATAACACAACATTATTAGTAGGTCCTGAAGCTCCACAACTACTTTCAGGTAAAATTTACGGATGGCAAGTACGAGCTTTTGTAAGCGATGGTATAAATGAGACCTCGGTGTTTAAAAACGACGGAAAAAGTGAAATCTTTTGGTTTAAATACATAGAAAATTGTCAAACCCCTAGTTTCGTTATTTCACAAGCCTTAACAGCAGAGTCAGTTCAAGTGAACTGGCAAAGCTCAGAACATTTACGTTACAGAATTCAGTACCGGAAAAAAGGGTTTAGCGACGACGATTGGTTTGAAGTCAATAGCTTCACCAATGAAGGGAAAATCCGTAATCTAGAGCCCGACACGGTGTATGAATTCCGTGTAGGAGGAGAGTGTACTCAATTATCAGGATTTGCCTATTCTAATATTCAAGAATTTACCACCCCAAGTAATGACGAAGCGGCGTATTACAACTGTGGATTAACACCTCAAATTAATATTACCAACAAAGAACCCTTACCAAAATTAGGCATTAATGAAACTTTTACTGCAGGAGACTTTCCCGTAACCACTCGTGAAGTAACAGGTAGTAACGGTACGTTTAGTGGTTGGGGATATATTACCCTCCCTTTTTTAGAAAATTTAAAAGAGATTATCGATGCTGTCAACATTGCATCCAGCGGATCAATTAATATAGGTAAATATACACGGATTAAAGTAGTATTTAAAAATGTTCAAGTAAATAGTAGTTATGAACTTACCGATGGGGTGGTGGTAACCGATTACGACCCCGATTGGAAAAATATATTTGACGCCGATGAGGTGATTAATGATATTGTTGGAGATAATGGAGCGATTGAAAACTTTGATGCTACCAATACCGATATAAAAGACGTTACTGTTGATGAAAATGGAAATATTTTAATTATACCCGAGGAAGGAGACCCTATTCCAATTCAAACTCAAAAACCAGTTACCATAACCGATAAAAATGGAGATCAATGGACGGTACATGAAAATGGCAAAGTTACCAAAGGTAAAGCTGCCGAAGGAGGGGCACCGTCAAAAGATACTACCGAGGGAATTTCAAATTCAGGAAAGGTAACACAGATATCCTCTAAAGATGTCGAAGTAACGTTTAATCCGTCTGGGTATTATGGAACAGATTTCTATCAAGAGGATATTAAATCTGATACGTATAAAAACGAATATGAGTTTATCAAAAAGCATGATGATGGTGAATATTCGGTATTATATAAACTATTAAGTGATTTACCAGAACATACAACAGATAGTGTAAAAGCTACGGTAAAATTTAGCAACGGAAAGACAAAAAACGATATTGTTTTTAAAACCAAAGAAGGAACGGCTGTGACGACCACTTGGTCGGGTAATGAAGCTACATTAGCGTTACAAAGACGATTCGAATTTGCTAAAGAAGAGATTTTAGCAACGGTAAAACCCAAAGATTCGACAGAAAAATATACCATAGCAGGAAAGCTAAACGTATGGCACACACAGCAGCAAACCATTAATCTAACTTTAGTTTCTGTAGACGATGCTCCGTTAACAAATATCAAAGAAAGAATTAACGAGATATACAACAAAGCGGGTATACACTTCAATATTAATACAGAAAGTATCAATCTTGGTTTAGGTAATTTAGACGTAGGCGATAGCGATATGCTGTCAAACTATACGGAAGGGGAAAAAGCGATTATATCAGCATTTAAGAACATACCTGATATGAATGTTGAAAAAGAACGTTACTATATGTTCTTTTTAGATGATAAAAAAGTTACCTTATCTAAAGCCTTAAACGGTTTTATGCCGTTAAAACGTCAGTTTGGTTTTGTATTTACTCAACAAGATGCAGGACGTATCGCAGCACACGAACTAGGGCATGGTATTTTCGGACTCAAACATCCGTTCGACCAATACAATGCCGAAGAAGCCCGAAATGAAAACCATTATTTAATGAGTTATGGTACAGGTACCGCTTTTAGCCATATGGATTGGCAAAAACTGCACGCACCAGGTATTCAACTCTATTGGTTTCAAGGAGATGAGGCTGGGGAGGATAGAGCGAATGATGGAATTGATTTCTTAGGTAACATTATAACACTAGTTGAATATGATGAGAGTAAAATAAAAGTAGTAGGAATAATTGACAAAAAGTATCCCTACTTAAGGTATGGATATAAAGTGTATCCCAATAGAGATAATGAAGAAGTATTTGATATTTATTACGCACAAGTTAACGGTAATAAAGTTAGTTATGTTAGCAATGAAGGAAAAACGATTCCTTATAATATAAAAATAACAAATAAAGGTTTAGCAAAAATCAAAGTTTCTCGCGATAATTGCACATATAATGTTACTGAAATTCAATGGGAAAAAGATTCATTCAATTCTGTAGCTGATGTTATAAATAAGATAAATGAAGAAGTTAAAAAGCAAAATCCTAAATGGAAATTATATTCTTATAATAAACTTGACCCTTCATGTAAAGCTGCAAATTTATTAGCTGACATATTAAAAAATGATGCTAGCTCTCCTTGTGCTAATGCAAAAACAGTACAAGAAGGATTTGACAAAATAAAGATTGTTTTTTCAAATAATTCAGCAACTGAAAATGAAATAGTTGATGCTATAAATAGTAATTGTTTAAGTTCTTTAAGGTTATTCGCAGACGAAGAAATTATCAAAATATTTAGAATACTAGCCGTTTCAGAAGAGATAAAAGAAGAGAAAGAGATAGCTATTTTAAGATTGATGGCTGTAATAAAGTCTTCTAATTATGAAAAATTCTTTAACGTACTTAAAGAAAACAATAATAAAATTTACGCTAATTTATTAAATAGAATTGAAGATTCTTCATTCTATTGGTTTGGAAAAGATAGTCTTAAAAACTTCCTAGAGGTTCTACTATTCATGCATAATAATAGTAGTACAGTAGATGTAAGAGTTGATTTAATAAAGTTATTAATCCAATTTCAAGCTGATGACCCAATGAATGATCCTAAATCAGCTCATTTAGTGTCGGAAGATAACATCAACCAAATTTTTAACAAGGATATAAAAGTGGCAGAAAGAGAGTATTATTTTACATCTCTTCAAGAGAATAATTTCAAATTATTTAAAGATTACCATAATAGTCTACGTAAGCAAAGGTATACTAGCAAACTATGGAATGATACTTATCAAACTTTAATAACATTAATAGCAGAAAAAGGGACATCACAGGATGTTATATACTTATTTGAAAACATTAACTTAAGTAATACTGAATTTGTTGGCAATGGGTATTGGAATAAAATTTTTAAATCATTCCTATTCACTAAGTTTCCAAGCGATAAACAGAAGTTTTACACCTATTTATCAGAAAATAATTTCGAAAAGTTTTTACAATTTATTAAATCAGTAGGTGAGCATCCTCCTCATAATAAGGCAGAAGAACTTTTAAAAAGAACAATAGAAGGTTTTTCTAAGCTTATAGATGAAGAGGGTAAGATAACTGATAAAATAGTGCTGGTTAACTGGTTACTTGACAACCCAGATGCTTTTTCAAGTGAAGAAAACTCATTTGGAGAACTTTTAGTAGGAATTTTAAATGGTATAAGTACCCAAGAAGATAAAGACTTTATTTATGGTAAGTTATCTCATAATAAACATGAATTATTTATTAAATGTGCTGAAGCACTTAGCGGTTCAACAGACTATCTATTTAAATTATCAGAAACATATTCAAAATTAATTTCAGAAGCGACTGAAGGTAAAGTTCAAGATAGAATAGACATAATTAATCATGCCATTTCTAAAGGTAAAACATGGAACTGGTTCTGGTTCTCTTCAGATCAAGAAGATATAATTTCGGCTATGTTTAGTGATATGTCAAGCAGCCAAGCGAGAGAATTTATTGAAGAATTTAAGAAGGATGAATATGAGTTATTCTTTAAAATTTGGGAGGTACTTAAAAGTCGCGATTGGTGGGCTGCGATTGATGGCGATAATAAACGTTTTGAAAACTTTGTTACTTTATTTGGCAAGAACTTTATAATGGCAGGAGAATTGGCAGAAAGTGTTTTTCCTGATGATTTAATTGACTATAAAGACGAAAAGCAGAAGTACCTGAGTTCTAAAGTAGATGGTATTGATATAATAAATGGGAATTATGTGCCAATGACAAGAGCTTCGTTTTTTAATGGAACTGATGGGTTAAATGATTACAAATTAGAAGCTGAAGCGATAACAGCCAATAAATTAATTAGTGTTACTATTAATATAAAGGATTCAGACGGTAAGAATAAGGATATTTTAGCAAGGACTTTCAAACCTTTTGATTATGTTTTTATTGAGCTTTTAGAAGATGTAAAAGTAAGTGAAACACTAACCTATAATAAAGGAGATATATTAGCTATTCCAGCATTCTATTTAGCGTGGATGGATGGTTATATCGATTCACAGCAGTTAAGTACTGTATTACGTGTAGGAGGAGATGTAGTAGTAGTGGTAGCATCAGCCGCAGCAGCGGTAGGAACGGGAGGAGCTTCTTTAGCGGTTCTTGGAGCCGAAATTTTCTTCGCATCAACAGATGCATTAATCGCCATTCAAGGAGATGAAATGAAGAAAATTTTTGGGGATGACTTTGTAGATGGTCTCGAGATAGCTAACATGGCTTGGGGATTAGCAAATCTACCGGCTGCCGTAGCAACTATACCAAAAGGACTAGCAAAATTAAGAATAAGTGCAACTAAGACTTTAGAATCAGGGACAGATGCTTTTAGGAGTTTTGTTAAAAATGCTAAAAACTTAGAAAATGTAAAGCTAGACTTAGACTTAACCAAGTTAGCTAAAGCTATTAAAGCACTGAAGGAGACCGATAGAGTAGCATACATAAAAACATTAAGAAATAAAATAGCAGATATCGCTATTAAGTATGATAACCTTGTTGAAAGCGGTGTACCTTCAGAAAAAATAAAAAAGATATACTCAAGCTTAAGAAGAATGCTGTTTAGTGTTTCTTCTAACGGAGAAATATTAGATTTCAATAGAATATCTGATGATGTTGTAAACTTAGTTGAGACAGAAATTAAAATTTTAAATAAATCACTTATAACTAACAAGTCAGGTAAATATTTAGATATAGTTATACACGCTTCTGTTAAAGAGCCAGGGAAATTTACTATAATTTTAAATGGTGTAGAGGAAACCATTGAAGCGGTTCAATTAGCAGATAAATTAAAAGATGCTGACCCAACGAAAACTATCCGTTTGCTTTCATGTAATGATAGTAACTCTGCAATTGAAATTAGTCAATCTTTAGGTAGAGATATCATACATTCTACAGGTGATGTAAAAATTTATGAAAATGGAGTGATAGAGACAAATAACTGGAAAGTAGCAAAAACAGATGGTGTAGTAGATGATTTTAACATAGCTACAGCAACAGGTTCAGGTGAGTCTGTAACATTATTTAAAAACTATGTAAAAGAGCTGTCTAAAGCAACTAAAGCAGATTTATTAGCTGTACTGGGGCAATCTAGATTTGATGAGTTTATTATAATGTTAGAGAAAAGTAGAGTGCCAGCTAATTGGAAGATTGAAAAAGTAGGAGAGGCCATTATGTTTGTAGAAGATATTGACGGAAACCCTAAAGTATGGGCAGAATTTGCCAAAAAGCAAGATGGTAAATTATTTATGAAAGCCACTGGTGGTCCTGGAGATGCTGCAAATACAAGAAAAATTAATTATTTACTAGATGTAGATCCACCTTTAATGAAAGGTTTTAGATATGAGGTAGATAATGGTCGTTTTATTTTCGAAACAGATGCCTTAGGAAGAGTTCATAAAATAACCGATAATAATGTTAGATATGATGTTCCAACCAGACGTTATGAAAATTCTCAACAAAAGGCGAAAAATATAAAAGATGGAAATACTGGTTCACCACCAGATGATGGAGGTCATATGATTAGTGCTGAAAGTGGAGGACCTGTTGAGCAGATAAATTATTTTCCACAGAATAGAAATTATAACCAAAAATTAGATCCTGGAACCTGGAGAAAAATGGAAGAATATTTAAAAAGTTTAAAAGATGCGAACTCTGGAGATACGTTTAAATTTGAAGTACTCCCTGTTTTCGGAGATGTTAACAGACCTGGTAGACCAACGATGTTTCGTGTTAAAATATCTCAAAACGGAACACCAGTTAGTTTACAAGAAGAATTTAGAGAAATAGATAATCCTTTTTAA